The Cryptococcus deuterogattii R265 chromosome 4, complete sequence genome segment GGGCGGTATCGGCCTTTCGGAATCGCCTTCATCGGTCATTGGCGGCGGCATTTTTGGCCTCTTCGCAGGTGGTCTTTGTGCCTATCTCTTGTTCTCATCCACGACTCCGCTCTCCGTTCACACTTTTACCacattttcctctctccttcttttcctcattgGAGCCGGGCTTGCGTCCCGCTCCGCTTATGCTCTTGAACGTCAGTACTTTATCAACCATGTGGGCGCAGCTGCTGCCGAAAGCGGTAATGGTCCTGGCAGTTATCGCGTCAAGGGTAACATCTGGCATTTGACTTGGTGGGATCCCGAACCTGGAAGCGGGGATAACTGGGCGCAGGTCGCACAGGCCGTTCTGGGATGGAACAATACTGGTAGTTGGTGGACCATGTAAGTGCCCTAACACAACACAATTTCTGTTGTGATTGGCTGACAAGGCATTTAAAATAGCTCAACATACATGTTTTATTGGCTGCTTATAACCTTTACTCTCATCTACATGAAATGGTCTGAAGGCCGTTGCGCTATCTGTGGTGTCCTTTCGTCAAGGGGTAAAGAGCTCGAGAGGAGTCGACGAGTAAGAGGCACggtggatgatggtgatgaggatgtgCTCTTAGATGACCGTAGTGATATTGGCGAATAATGCATTGCTAGGGCAGAGTGTTGATATCTGTCTCCGGTCATATAATGTAATGTAAGGTAATGTAATGCCGTCATCTATTTCGTAGATTTGTACTTTGTATTGCTCAATATTGCGAGTGGATTGAAGTGACGAAGGATCTGTCTTCCTAAACTCCAAGAAGACATTGATTTTCCAAAGTGCGTCGCCAAAATCCCAAAGCTACATGCAATTCCTATCACTCTAAGGAACAACTTCTAATCCTAAACTCCTCGCTGTGCCCACAATTCCTCTCGCGACCCGCTCAAGCCCGACTGCCTTTAAATCCTCATCCATACATTTTATCTTTGCAATCTCATACACATGCTTCAAGCTGACCTGGCCCGTCTTCACCTTCATTCCTTGTCCTGAACCCTTGTCAATGCCAGTTGTTTTTTTCAAGAGGTAGGATACCGGAGGGGTTCGAGTAACGAATGAAAACGTTCGGTCGGGGTTGATGGTGATCATTGtagggatgggaagagatgttTGATAGTGTGCTGTCTTGGCGTTGCTGCAGATAATTTGATGTTTTAGCCGCCATCAATTCAACTTTATAGGTCTTTGAGAGACATACAATTCCTTGCAAAAGTCCATGGCCTTCACACCTCGAGCACCCAAAGCGGGACCAACGGGTGGTGTGGGGGCAGCCTTGCCTGCCGGGACGATGATTTTCTAGAAAAACGGTATTAGCACCAGACGATTCGGAGTACAGTCGGCTATGAGGCCGAGTTTCGACGTACAACTATTTGGGCAGCAACTGCCTTTGACATGGCGGAAAAAAAATAGCAGAAGTTCTactggaggaggttggTTTTAAAGCTGAGTTGATTGTAAATTGCAGAGCGTCGTCCTGTTAATGATATAAGGACAATTCGAGAATCCAAAAAGATGTTATATTCGAGACAAGGATGTATATAGGAGCAATTCGCTAACAAGACCGAAAGGCAATTAACTGCTGCTGGTACGTCGAAATCTTAAATGGGTTTTTAAATAAATCAGGAATTTTGCGGCGATGTCCGACCAATATGCCAGtcaataaataataataacatTATTATTCATTATCACTGTGTGGCCAGCGGCCGATCGATGTCCAAACAAATAAATGAACATCGATGATCGGCATGACGATCAGCCCTCCACCTGCCGGCTGTTCGTTTTCCGCTCCATATAACTTCAAGTATGTTACGATAGGCTCATCATTGAATCACTGATAGCCTCCTAACTTCGCCATGCCCAGCAAACTATTCTTGCCCTTGTTTAAAACCGCATTCCCCTCATTCCATTACATCCCTacctctctcttcacccTCCCCGCATCCCTCGGCTTGCACTTCATCTCTCACCCTGCTCCCACCATCTCGAACTATGTGGTTTCTCCCACCACGAGCCCGCTACATCTTCCCTTAATCTTCACACTGGTGTCCATCTTGGTGTTTTACCTGCTAGGGCTGGTGACTGGTAAAGTGAGCTGGGTTGACAAGGCGTGGCCGCTGTATCCTCCCACCATTTCTGCAATGCTCTTCGGATGGGTTTTAGTTAATCACGCTGGGGGTGTGTACGTCCATAACCTTCCGAGGATCACCCTTATGTTTGGCCTTCAAGTATGTTCTCTTTAAAATGATATGTGACCTCCACATTAATTGCTTATAGCTCATATGGTCCTTTCGCCTATTCTCTCACGCTGTCAAAAGAGGCTTTTACAGTCCCAAATCCGAAGATTATAGGTATACAGTCTGCCGTAAGCTTGTCCCTCGCTGGGCATTTGCCCTTATCCACGCGCTTGTCGTGGCTTCCGCGCAACCTATACTGCTCATGTCATTGagccttcctctttacGCTGCACTTGTATCCCCTCCTGTAACCAAGCAAACGGACGGATGGGCGACCCTCACATTTGAAACTATATCAcgacttcttcccttccgtCTCCGAAAAGCTGCATTGCCGCATACTGAAGTACTCAACATGTCTGACTATATTATGACTGCGGTTTCtttgctcatcatctacaTTGAATATCAAGCAGATAAGAGGATGTATCAGTTTCAACAAGAGAAACATGATAAGATTTCATCCCTGCCCAAGGAGCAAATTATACACCCCGCTGCTCTGCAATCTGGCGAAACCCAGCGACTTGTCCAGAAAGAAGGTTTACCCCAATCTTCACCATATCCCGCTTCTCACCACCCAGGTTTTCCAACACAAGGAATGTGGCGGTTTTCTCGGCACCCAAACTTTGCCGCTGAGCAGTTGTTCTGGGTATCTCAAGCCATGTTTGCTGGGCTCTCAGGGAAGAATAATGGACTCAATGGCAAAGGGTGGTGGGCACGCTGCGTATTTGGGCCTTCTTTCGCTTTGAGCTTGCTATTCCTGTCGAGTACGACTCTTACAGAGTGGATTACTGAGAGAAAAGTAAGCTTTCAACCCCTTCAAGTGCGCAAGGGGGATGAATATTGACTAATGTCTACCAGTATCCCTTGTTCAAAAGCTATAAAGGAATTGTGGGAGAATTTTTGCCACAAGAAACGTTATTCAAGTGGGCTTGGACGAAAATCAGGGACTCAAGAGAAGCTCTGCATCAAGCAGTTTACGAGCCTCCCTCCGGTGAGAATGATAATGTTCAAGATTAAGATAATGAGTTATCTTACTCTTACCGGACATTGCCGAGAGAAGCGTAAAAGCATAATATCAAATGTTACAAAATGAAGACGACTGCAGTTGTGTTCCCGGCGTCCCGAGATCTCTGTAGATCGTTAACTAATCATGCATCACACACAGAAGTACAAAATTCGTCCAATATTGCGGTTCCAATGGACAAGAGATGACAAAGTAACCTCGTCTAAAACCTAATCTGATAACTGCCATTCGCTTTGGTCAGGTATCGTACCCATTTGACACTCTGGTACCCGCTCTTCTCAAAGACCTTTAAGAATCGTACGAGAAGGCCCGACGCCGTGAACATGACCACTGTAGTTTCATTCAATCAGTATGAGCGTCTCTGATGGGGAAGCAAGACAAAGTGGACTTACCAGAAAAGTCGACCTGGATAGGTGGACGAGACCATGCTTGTCTGTGAGTGGTTGCTGCGAGGTCGGCCTCGGCAGTAAGGGTACACTCTTGAGCACCTTGAATCTTTGGGACCCTGAACAAAGATAAACACTTATAACCCATGCTGACGGCTGCTCGCTGCAAAGACTCACTTCCAAATGATGACATTCTCTCCCGGCACGTACTTTGCCTTGCCTATACCTACCTTACTTCTAACGCCAGTCGTATTCAGTGGTGTTGGTATCCGCAATACAACATTATTGGCATTTAATTTGGAGTCAAAAGAGGCACGGAGGTGGATCGTATATTCGACACGAGATTTAGAAACTTCTACGACATGAGTTTGAAGGCGGAAGGGGAGATTgatgtttgttgttgagcGATATCTGCCGAGCCGTCAGCTCAATCACAGCAGTTTACCCGCATGTACATACCGCATGAGCTCAAACTCGCCGTCCGGAGGGATAAAGCTGATTGATCGATCACTATCGAACTTGCCCAGTCGCACGCATTGGTGGAATTGACAATCGTCAAGCTCCACCGCCGAGTCAGATTTGGCTGTTTGCTCACCGCCCCTTCTATGGCTATCAGTAATCCTATTTGTGACGGACAACCATGAGGTATGTACCGTTTTTGGAGCACCAACTTATCGTTGAGACCGAATTTACATTCCGGAGTGCCACTCAGATACGCCCGCATGAGAATCTGGCCGTCCACGTCTGCTCTCAAAATGGATCCTGTGGCCAACTCAGCACCCAGCATAAAGTAGCTACTAATGCAGCTCACCTTCTTTACTCATCAACATGTTAACGGTCTCGATAACGTCGACAAACGCTTCGTTCTTCCTATACTTGACATCCGACCGTCTCCAAGATGTTGCTCCTGTTGCTTGAATGGTGATTTTGGACGAGTCTTCGCGCTATAAAACGTCGAAATTGGTCAGGGAATCAAAGGCAACAAATCTAGAAGGGGCATACCACAGCCATTTCGGATTTGATACTTTCGGTTGTGATGTACATCTTGAGAGTGTCAATCTCCGAGTTTTGAGGAAACCCAAAGTCAATAATCTCTACAACCATCTTGAGTAAGTATGCTAATCCTCAGCCATCGAATAGATACAATGTTGCTCACCATCAAGCAGCTCATAGATAAGAACGAAGTTGTTCTTCACGCTCTCTTCGTCGAGTTTGCCAAAGTAGCTCCTCGCAACGGTAATGAATCGATAGATGAACTCGAAAATAAGGGCGGCAGAGGCGTTGCATCTGGCCACTGTCAGTTTGGCTGACGTGCAGGTTCATTGATAAAAGACGTACTTTGTGACACAAACGATGTAGATGTTGTTCACCCTTACATGGAAAAACGATGTTGAACCGAGAGTAATAATAGGTGAACGGACGTCGGGGTTGGAGATTACTTGGATACGAAAAACATCGGAGAGTGATCGTCTTCATTTCGTGTCAGCCATGAACAGTTGCTGCAGGCAATTAACCTACTTAACATCGGAGCGGAATAACCTGGATATAAGGACCTGGCGAATAGTTAACAAAGTCAAAGGAAGTGAGATGCGTCTTACCTCGCCCTTTTGATTGAATATAAAGAATGCCTGTTCAAAGTCAGTGCTGTACTGCTGATACATGATATACTTACTGAAATCATGGTGGCGTGGTACAAGAACAAAACTCAGAGGGCTTTCAGCATTGAGCATCCACGAAAGAGTAACATTTAATGACAATACGACCACGGCGGACGGATGTCAGGGAAGCATCGGTTGCTGCCGCCTTGTTACTATCGTTAAATACAATGTTAAATAAGAGTCATCCATCCGCACCTGTTACACTTTTCTGTTTTCAAGTTAGGGCGAACTGCCGCATCGTTTGATTTGACCTTCGACTTTTCACCTCGCCTTCCCGATAACGGTGTATGCTCCGTCACGCACTGAGATCAGTACACCGCATTTTTATCCCAAGCCCTATTATATACCCACGCCTACAAAGCACATACGCAGCAATGTCCGCCCAAGAAACCAAGGTCCCTTCTGAAGCATCCTTGCCCGTAGAGGACGCAAACCCGCCCGGCCCACAACCGGCTATCACTACCGAGGGTGCCGCTGAGAAATCCAAGAAGGGCGGTGAGTAACACTAATGCAAATGTAAGTGGTCGCTGAACATACTCACTATATagccaagaaggaggccAAACGACTTGAAAAGCTCGCCAAAGCTGCCACCAAGACTTCTGCTGCTCAGTCTCAAGCCcccaaaaaggaaaaggctgaaaaaaaagagaagaaggttgatgTTCCCGCTGAGGCTTGGGTCAACACTACTCCCaagggcgagaagaagggttagTGATATTGTATGATTATGGCGATATTCAAGCTAATGTAATTGATCAGATGTCTCTGGTAACTTTCCCTCTGGTTATGACCCTATCCAGGTTGAGGCTGCCCACTATGACTGGTGGAATGCCAAGGGATTTTTCAAGCCTCGTTATGGCGCCGATGGAAAGCCGTTGGACAAGGGAACTTTCTGTATcactttccctcctcccaatGTCACCGGTAATTTGCACATTGGTCATGCTTTGACTGTCTCTTTGCAGGATGCTTTAATCCGTTGGTAAGTATCCTGATATTATTCATATCGCAAACTAACGTCTTTTTCAGGAAGCGAATGCAGGGTCAAACTGTCCTTTATCTCCCCGGATATGACCACGCCGGTATTGCTACACAAGCGGTGGTTGAGCAACGTCTTATGAAGACTGAAGGTCATTCTAGACATTATTATGGCCGAGAAAAGTTCCTCGAGAAGGTctgggaatggaaggacCAATACCAGGGCAAGATTACCAACCAGATGACTCGTTTGGGTGGTTCTTTCGACTGGGACAAGGTTGCGTTCACTATGGATGACGTGAGTAGCAGAGGACTATCCTTTTAGAAAATTTCAAGTTGACAAAAGCTCTTCTAGAATCTGAGCACTGCTGTTAGAGAAGCGTTTGTTCAAATGCATGAGAAGGGTTTGCTTTACAGGGCTAACCGATTGGTCAATTGGTGTGTCTACCTTAAcacttctctttccaaccTCGAGGTAGGGTTCTCTGTTCGTTAAAGTTTTGGCCTTTCGTTAATTTACAATCCGTATCAGGTTGACCAACTTCATCTTACCGGCCGAACCCTTCTCAATGTCAAGGGCTACGATGCCAAGGAGCGTTTTGAATTTGGTGTCATCACTTCTTTCGCTTACCCCATCGAGAACTCCGACGAACGTATCATCGTCGCCACCACCCGTCCTGAAACTATGCTTGGTGATACCGCCATTGCTGTGCATCCTGATGACCCTCGATACACTCATCTCCACGGCAAATTCGCTGTTCACCCTTTCAACAGCAGAAGAATTCCCATCATCACAGATGCCATTACTGTCGACATGGAATTCGGTACTGGTGCTGTCAAGATCACCCCTGCTCACGACCCAAATGACTTTGAGTGCGGTATGAGGAACAACCTTGAATTCATCAGCctgatgaatgatgacgGCACCTACAACGAGAACGCTGGTCCTTATAAGGTCAGTCGATGACGTTTTCGTGATTAACTGGATTTACTGATAGGGGAAATAGGGAATGAAACGATTCCACGTTCGAAACGCCATCGTCAAGGATCTTAAAGAAAAGGGCCTGTACGTCGAACAGAAGGACAACGAGATGCAGATCCCCATTTGCTCGTAAGCGTTTGTTTTACTTTGCATTTGGTCGGGGCTAATTGAATATCAGTCGATCTGGTGACGTCGTGGAGCAAATCATCAAGCCACAATGGTGGATCAGCTGCAAACCTCTTGCTGAGGATGCCCTCAAGGTGAGTCGCTTGCTTTTTGTCTGTCTTCTCATCTAAATCAAACCCATAGCGAACCCGTGCGGGCGAACTGGAGATCAAGCCCAAGACGTCTGCTGGCGACTGGGTCCGATGGATGGAGAACATGCAGGATTGGTGTATCTCTCGTCAGCTCTGGTGGGGTCACAGGTGTCCTGCTTGGTTGCTCAAATTTGAGGGCGAGTCTCCCGACGTGCGTCAGaattttttcttcccctcaGTAGGACTGATTTCTTCACGCTATAGACCTCTGACGACAAGAACTGGATCGTTGCACGaactgaggaagaggctcaGGAAAAGGCCAGGGCCCTCGCCAATGGCAAGAACTTTACTTTGGAGCAAGACGATGACGTGCTTGACACCTGGTTCTCTTCCGGTCTTTGGCCTTTCTCCACTATGGGCTGGCCAAACAAGGTATGCTGGTCCAGGTTTAGGAGAGAATGGTAACTAATGTAATGAAAGACACCCGACATGGAGCACTTCTACCCCAACTCTATCCTCGAAACCGGTTGGgacattctcttcttctgggtTGCGCGTATGGTTTTCTTCGGTAACACTCTTACCGACGTCATGCCTTTCAAGGAAGTTTACTGCCACCCCATGGTCCGAGATGCGTATGGGCGAAAGATGTCCAAGTCTCTGGGTAATGTCATTGACCCTCTGGACGTGATCACTGGCCagaagctggagaagctgCACAACGATTTGAGGATGGGTAACCTTCCCGAGAAGGAGATCTTGAAGGCTGAGGAAGGCCAGAAGAAATTGTTCCCCAAGGGTATTCCCCAATGTGGTACCGACGCTTTGAGGTTTACTTTGTGTAACTACACTTCTGGTGGTAAGTATCGATTTCTTCGTCCATACGGATCAGTGCCGACATAACTACTAGGTCGAGATATCAATATGGACATTGGTCGTGTGGAAGGTTACAGAAAGTTCTGCAACAAGCTCTGGAACGCTACCAAGTTTTGTCTCTTCCGAATGGACCTTGTCGACTTGCAGGGCGTCAGGCAAACAAGTGCTTTTGTCCCCAATGCTTCCCACCTGGTGCGTCTTCTGTCAATCACTTTCTGTTGCAAGCACTGAGACAATTGAATAGCCTACCGGCAAGGAAGGTCTCGTTGAAAAGTGGCTCTTCCACAAGCTCAACCTTGCCAGTGCCGCTGTTTCTGACGCCCTTGAAAACCGGGACTTCTCTGAAGCTTCTACCGTCGCTTACCAATACTTCCTCAACGACCTCTGTGACGTCTATATTGAGGCCACCAAGCCCATCTTCGAGGCCAACTCTGATCCCGCTGCTAAGCTCTCCGCCCAAAATACTCTCTACACGTGTTTGGAAGCTGGTCTCAAGCTGTTGCACCCCTTTATGCCTTATGTTACTGAGGACTTGTGGCAGCGTTTGCCTAGGAGGGAAGGTGACTCTTGTG includes the following:
- a CDS encoding ribosomal protein L11, whose product is MSKAVAAQIVKIIVPAGKAAPTPPVGPALGARGVKAMDFCKEFNAKTAHYQTSLPIPTMITINPDRTFSFVTRTPPVSYLLKKTTGIDKGSGQGMKVKTGQVSLKHVYEIAKIKCMDEDLKAVGLERVARGIVGTARSLGLEVVP
- a CDS encoding AP-2 complex subunit mu-1; amino-acid sequence: MISAFFIFNQKGEVLISRLFRSDVKRSLSDVFRIQVISNPDVRSPIITLGSTSFFHVRVNNIYIVCVTKCNASAALIFEFIYRFITVARSYFGKLDEESVKNNFVLIYELLDEIIDFGFPQNSEIDTLKMYITTESIKSEMAVREDSSKITIQATGATSWRRSDVKYRKNEAFVDVIETVNMLMSKEGSILRADVDGQILMRAYLSGTPECKFGLNDKLVLQKRRGGEQTAKSDSAVELDDCQFHQCVRLGKFDSDRSISFIPPDGEFELMRYRSTTNINLPFRLQTHVVEVSKSRVEYTIHLRASFDSKLNANNVVLRIPTPLNTTGVRSKVGIGKAKYVPGENVIIWKVPKIQGAQECTLTAEADLAATTHRQAWSRPPIQVDFSVVMFTASGLLVRFLKVFEKSGYQSVKWVRYLTKANGSYQIRF
- a CDS encoding valine-tRNA ligase, which codes for MSAQETKVPSEASLPVEDANPPGPQPAITTEGAAEKSKKGAKKEAKRLEKLAKAATKTSAAQSQAPKKEKAEKKEKKVDVPAEAWVNTTPKGEKKDVSGNFPSGYDPIQVEAAHYDWWNAKGFFKPRYGADGKPLDKGTFCITFPPPNVTGNLHIGHALTVSLQDALIRWKRMQGQTVLYLPGYDHAGIATQAVVEQRLMKTEGHSRHYYGREKFLEKVWEWKDQYQGKITNQMTRLGGSFDWDKVAFTMDDNLSTAVREAFVQMHEKGLLYRANRLVNWCVYLNTSLSNLEVDQLHLTGRTLLNVKGYDAKERFEFGVITSFAYPIENSDERIIVATTRPETMLGDTAIAVHPDDPRYTHLHGKFAVHPFNSRRIPIITDAITVDMEFGTGAVKITPAHDPNDFECGMRNNLEFISLMNDDGTYNENAGPYKGMKRFHVRNAIVKDLKEKGLYVEQKDNEMQIPICSRSGDVVEQIIKPQWWISCKPLAEDALKRTRAGELEIKPKTSAGDWVRWMENMQDWCISRQLWWGHRCPAWLLKFEGESPDTSDDKNWIVARTEEEAQEKARALANGKNFTLEQDDDVLDTWFSSGLWPFSTMGWPNKTPDMEHFYPNSILETGWDILFFWVARMVFFGNTLTDVMPFKEVYCHPMVRDAYGRKMSKSLGNVIDPLDVITGQKLEKLHNDLRMGNLPEKEILKAEEGQKKLFPKGIPQCGTDALRFTLCNYTSGGRDINMDIGRVEGYRKFCNKLWNATKFCLFRMDLVDLQGVRQTSAFVPNASHLPTGKEGLVEKWLFHKLNLASAAVSDALENRDFSEASTVAYQYFLNDLCDVYIEATKPIFEANSDPAAKLSAQNTLYTCLEAGLKLLHPFMPYVTEDLWQRLPRREGDSCETIMLAPFPEKIPEQEFPAEVASFDLVVDCIKSARSVIGLYNLPTNGKTPEDKITVIIQARNAEQLELLKSVETVIVGLTKGCGKVEWIQEDSEIPHGCGTEVVTTDISVHIPVQGKVDAASEIDKLEKKSIVAEGQKAKLQKVIQQPNYEKTVKEDVRQQNDEKMEKIEVEIEALRMAIERFKGLL